From one Trifolium pratense cultivar HEN17-A07 linkage group LG1, ARS_RC_1.1, whole genome shotgun sequence genomic stretch:
- the LOC123920663 gene encoding geraniol 8-hydroxylase-like → MDYVSSAMILLVTCIVTYFVGSLYARSRKSNYKLPPGPSIFTIMSHVFELYYKPQQTLAKFAKFYGPVMLIKLCTETTVIISSSDMAKEILHTNDSLFTDRSVPDNTTTHNHNNFSLVFLPFSPLWQHLRKICHNNLFSNKTLDASQELRRMKLKDLLNDMHKSSLKGETVDIGRAAFKACINFLSYTFVSQDFVESLDDEYKDIVSTLLSAVGTPNIADHFPILKILDPQGIKRHTTKYVAKVFYALDIIIDKRMKLRQSEDYVSMNDMLDTLLDISKEDSQKMDKKQIKHLLLDLLVAGTDTSAFGLERAMTRLVHDPEAMSKAKKELEETIGIGNPIEESDIPRLPYLQAVVKESLRLHPPAPMLLPRKARVDVEISGYTIPKGAQVLINEWAIGRTDIWDDAHSFSPERFLGSEIDVKGRHFKLTPFGSGRRICPGSPLAVRMLHLMLGSLINSFDWKLENNMEAKGMNLDKPLRAIPVALNKVY, encoded by the exons ATGGATTATGTCAGTAGTGCTATGATCCTTTTGGTGACATGCATTGTCACATACTTTGTTGGTTCACTTTATGCAAGAAGCAGAAAATCAAATTACAAGCTTCCACCAGGACCTTCCATTTTCACTATCATGTCACATGTTTTTGAATTATACTATAAGCCACAACAAACACTTGCTAAATTTGCTAAGTTTTATGGTCCTGTTATGCTTATTAAATTATGCACTGAGACCACTGTGATTATTTCATCATCAGATATGGCCAAAGAAATTCTTCATACTAATGATTCTTTGTTCACTGATAGATCTGTTCCTGACAACACAACTACTCATAATCACAACAATTTTAGCTTAGTCTTTCTCCCATTTTCACCTCTTTGGCAACACCTTAGAAAAATATGTCACAATAATTTATTCTCTAATAAGACTCTTGATGCAAGTCAAGAACTTAGACGTATGAAATTGAAAGATCTTCTTAATGATATGCATAAAAGCAGCTTAAAAGGTGAAACTGTTGATATTGGAAGAGCTGCTTTTAAAGCTTGCAttaattttttgtcatataCTTTTGTGTCTCAAGATTTTGTTGAGTCATTGGATGATGAATATAAGGACATAGTTTCCACTCTCTTAAGTGCTGTTGGAACACCAAACATTGCTGATCATTTCCCTATATTGAAGATTCTTGACCCACAAGGCATTAAAAGGCACACTACTAAATATGTTGCAAAAGTGTTCTATGCCTTAGATATAATAATTGACAAAAGAATGAAGCTAAGACAAAGTGAAGATTATGTCTCAATGAATGACATGTTAGATACATTGTTGGACATTTCCAAAGAAGATAGCCAAAAGATGGACAAAAAGCAGATTAAACATCTATTACTT GATCTGCTTGTGGCAGGAACAGATACATCAGCATTTGGATTAGAAAGGGCAATGACTCGTCTAGTACACGATCCAGAGGCTATGTCAAAAGCAAAAAAGGAACTTGAGGAAACTATTGGAATTGGGAATCCAATTGAGGAATCCGACATTCCTAGGCTACCATACTTACAAGCAGTGGTAAAAGAGAGCTTGCGCTTACACCCTCCAGCTCCAATGTTGCTTCCTCGAAAAGCAAGAGTAGATGTGGAAATATCAGGTTACACAATTCCAAAAGGTGCACAAGTTCTGATAAATGAATGGGCTATAGGTAGAACAGACATATGGGATGATGCTCATTCGTTTTCACCTGAAAGATTTTTAGGATCTGAAATCGATGTCAAAGGTCGACACTTTAAGCTTACACCGTTTGGTAGTGGAAGACGAATATGTCCCGGCTCACCACTTGCTGTTAGAATGTTACATTTGATGTTGGGATCATTAATCAATTCCTTTGATTGGAAACTTGAAAATAATATGGAAGCTAAGGGCATGAACTTGGACAAACCTCTAAGAGCTATTCCAGTTGCACTAAACAAAGTATATTAA